A stretch of the Symmachiella macrocystis genome encodes the following:
- a CDS encoding BlaI/MecI/CopY family transcriptional regulator, which produces MVDHRTPTERELEILKILWVRGEATVRAVYEEMSRSAPIVQNTVQAFLRTMEEKQLVTHRVAGRSFIYRPLVKRDQTNRNLATNLLDRVFDGAIDQMVQSVISAQQPTTAEIARLEELLQTAKQNANQNSLKGERS; this is translated from the coding sequence ATGGTCGACCATCGAACACCTACGGAGCGGGAACTGGAAATCCTTAAAATCCTTTGGGTCCGCGGCGAAGCGACCGTCCGCGCGGTTTACGAGGAGATGAGCCGGTCGGCTCCCATCGTGCAAAACACCGTCCAGGCGTTTTTGCGGACGATGGAAGAGAAGCAACTCGTCACCCATCGCGTCGCAGGCCGCTCGTTCATTTACCGCCCGCTGGTCAAACGCGACCAGACAAATCGCAACTTGGCGACCAATCTGCTGGACCGTGTCTTCGACGGTGCCATCGACCAGATGGTGCAATCGGTCATCTCCGCCCAGCAGCCGACCACAGCGGAAATCGCTCGCTTGGAAGAGTTGCTGCAGACGGCCAAACAAAACGCCAACCAGAATTCGCTGAAAGGGGAACGATCGTGA
- a CDS encoding M56 family metallopeptidase — MNETLHFLESHGGMLITGASALLVVGGVALLLHRAPINRQRAGELTIVAVMAWMLIACIPLPRFSTNELLPQTPVPPVATQILDQVPIAAPPVPEAIAQDRLAEEDARIHETAEILEQLAQLDAEQPVLPLVDGDLPLNDSPPTFEANVAVVATPMIAPSSPGAALAAEGFSWRQIVAALYLGGAALCIAWVVLGWLLLFRLTRQAISPHGWLRDLYTSLSSDPLPRLLVSSKCRRAFSCGWWRPTIVLPLECCEESRADQLRQILLHELAHLQQGDQRGRVLFNIALPLLYVHPLYWWIRSRTYLAAELVADDWAAGHSSTTAYAGELIALVKEQGRRGMAHVGTVGIFSSPTQFYRRMEMLVRRQTPLMTTCTRRWRLLTTLTAAAAVILLSSTLGVRLVQAEPDDGDKPSETVEAAPETQAKPANPQTPVTVDAPDVGEKQSETVEATPDTDTTPAKHVDDRVRKVFGVSGRTEDDDDESSGRSNRRISFGGGRVSSQRTPEFLLSLIKSKYRDVLIMRLQLINRRATDKEKEIRKLLTDENISDIVLIERLYKNVLNRPVDDAEMAIVQKILMLSDNRGDSIRSMFESMGKLDEAVSAALTVLELEPQLAKMETELRELIEQVDTITADFNPDEEAPDTVRKKIKLSNRSGEEVKSWGDVWRILNEQNDSLAVRTNDLKKEFNELAKLDQELQKQRSTSNLSRYWYGTPKTPSRTGKPAADDSWYAQTQKPQTGATPPKQRTRTVIKRVPVRVARTTPDGRTVYETRIVEKEVVVPEKDTYPQDPQVPTDNPKNVQPYAPSQSDAPTYNAPRPSARQTPVPIPRTPQVPTTQKKIEPIPDSRLPSTHHDVIKLATDYSQTHSELDSAKRTYERVQKLNEKGVVSQAEYEKAAEKLASMRERLKTMQTIAEILRESLEAELNALKLEMNQADKTKDEVRKAQLHTRFTRVSGNLRILKTMK, encoded by the coding sequence GTGAACGAGACCTTGCATTTTCTGGAGAGCCACGGCGGCATGTTGATCACCGGTGCATCGGCGTTATTGGTTGTCGGCGGCGTAGCCCTCTTGCTGCATCGCGCGCCGATCAATCGGCAACGCGCCGGCGAATTGACAATTGTGGCGGTCATGGCCTGGATGCTCATCGCCTGCATTCCCTTGCCGCGCTTCTCGACGAACGAATTGCTCCCGCAAACACCAGTGCCGCCGGTTGCGACACAAATTCTAGATCAAGTTCCGATTGCCGCCCCCCCCGTCCCGGAAGCCATCGCGCAAGACCGATTGGCCGAGGAGGACGCTCGGATTCATGAAACAGCGGAGATTCTTGAGCAGTTGGCGCAGCTCGATGCCGAACAGCCGGTGCTTCCCCTGGTCGACGGCGATCTCCCGCTGAACGATTCACCACCAACATTCGAGGCAAACGTTGCCGTCGTGGCGACACCGATGATTGCACCATCATCCCCCGGCGCGGCGCTCGCGGCCGAAGGGTTTTCGTGGCGGCAAATCGTTGCAGCTCTCTATCTGGGCGGCGCGGCACTTTGTATTGCATGGGTTGTGCTGGGATGGTTGCTGTTGTTTCGCCTCACACGGCAAGCAATTTCGCCGCACGGCTGGTTGCGGGATCTGTATACCTCACTATCTAGCGACCCGCTGCCGCGTTTGTTGGTTTCCTCAAAATGCCGCCGCGCGTTTTCGTGCGGATGGTGGCGGCCGACAATAGTGTTGCCGTTGGAATGTTGTGAGGAAAGCCGCGCGGACCAATTGCGGCAGATTCTGCTGCACGAATTGGCCCACCTTCAGCAGGGAGACCAACGGGGCCGCGTGCTATTCAACATCGCCCTGCCCTTGCTGTACGTCCATCCGCTGTACTGGTGGATCCGCAGCCGCACCTATTTAGCCGCTGAACTGGTCGCCGACGATTGGGCAGCGGGCCATTCGTCCACGACCGCCTATGCGGGAGAACTGATCGCTTTAGTCAAAGAACAAGGTCGGCGGGGGATGGCCCACGTCGGAACGGTTGGAATATTTAGCTCGCCCACCCAATTTTACAGGAGAATGGAAATGCTCGTCCGTCGCCAAACCCCACTCATGACCACCTGCACCCGCCGCTGGAGATTGCTCACCACACTGACCGCCGCCGCGGCGGTGATCCTACTCAGCAGTACGCTGGGGGTGCGCCTGGTTCAAGCGGAACCGGATGACGGTGACAAGCCATCTGAGACGGTCGAAGCGGCCCCGGAGACCCAAGCCAAACCGGCAAATCCCCAAACGCCGGTCACTGTGGATGCCCCGGACGTCGGCGAGAAGCAATCCGAAACCGTCGAAGCGACTCCGGATACAGATACCACTCCAGCCAAACACGTAGACGACCGCGTACGCAAAGTTTTCGGTGTTAGTGGGCGCACAGAGGACGATGACGATGAATCCTCCGGAAGATCAAACCGTCGGATTTCGTTTGGCGGAGGACGAGTTTCAAGTCAACGGACCCCCGAATTCCTTTTGTCACTTATCAAATCGAAATACCGTGACGTCTTAATCATGCGGCTGCAATTGATCAACCGACGAGCGACGGACAAGGAAAAGGAAATCCGCAAGTTGCTGACCGACGAAAACATTTCGGATATCGTTCTGATCGAGCGACTTTACAAAAACGTCCTCAACCGACCCGTCGATGATGCGGAGATGGCAATTGTCCAAAAAATCCTGATGCTTTCCGATAATCGCGGCGACTCGATTCGCAGCATGTTCGAATCGATGGGCAAACTCGACGAAGCAGTGTCTGCCGCATTAACAGTCTTGGAGTTGGAGCCACAATTGGCAAAGATGGAAACTGAACTTCGTGAGTTAATAGAACAAGTCGATACTATCACCGCCGACTTTAACCCAGACGAGGAAGCACCGGATACTGTCCGAAAAAAAATAAAACTCTCTAATCGCTCAGGTGAGGAGGTGAAATCGTGGGGGGATGTGTGGCGAATTTTGAACGAACAAAACGATTCGCTGGCAGTAAGAACAAATGACCTGAAAAAAGAATTCAACGAACTCGCCAAGCTCGACCAGGAACTCCAAAAGCAACGTAGCACCTCAAATTTGTCGAGGTATTGGTACGGGACGCCAAAAACCCCATCTCGAACCGGAAAACCGGCCGCAGATGATAGTTGGTACGCCCAAACGCAGAAGCCACAAACCGGCGCCACGCCGCCCAAACAGAGGACCCGCACCGTGATCAAACGCGTGCCGGTTAGGGTCGCACGCACAACACCTGACGGACGGACGGTCTACGAGACCCGCATTGTTGAAAAGGAAGTCGTCGTGCCGGAAAAGGACACTTATCCACAAGACCCGCAGGTCCCCACTGATAATCCCAAAAACGTGCAACCGTATGCACCGTCACAGTCAGATGCACCGACATACAATGCTCCCCGCCCTTCGGCGCGGCAGACACCTGTACCGATTCCTCGCACTCCCCAAGTACCCACAACGCAAAAGAAAATCGAACCAATCCCCGACAGCCGGCTGCCCTCCACGCATCACGATGTGATCAAACTGGCGACCGATTATTCTCAAACGCACAGCGAACTTGACTCGGCTAAACGCACCTATGAACGCGTTCAAAAGCTCAATGAGAAGGGTGTCGTCTCACAAGCGGAGTATGAGAAAGCCGCCGAAAAACTGGCCTCGATGCGGGAACGCTTAAAAACAATGCAGACCATCGCTGAAATTCTGCGAGAGTCGCTGGAGGCGGAGTTGAACGCTTTGAAACTTGAAATGAATCAGGCGGACAAGACTAAGGATGAAGTCCGCAAAGCACAACTCCACACGCGTTTCACGCGGGTCTCCGGCAATCTCAGGATCCTCAAAACCATGAAATAA
- a CDS encoding DUF1501 domain-containing protein has protein sequence MHDLFQHYATALRRREFLRRSGIGIGSIALSGLLEQEQAQAKSPATPQPHFPATAKSLIYLHMVGAPSQLELFDDKPVLRKHHGQQCPQELLEGQRFAFLQKDPKLLGSNFKFKKWGESGLEISELLPHLGSVADEVSVIKTLKTEEFNHGPAQVYLHTGFGQQGRPSLGSWLTYGLGSESSELPAFVVLVTGLTPGGGTSLWGSGFLPSVHQGVQFRTKGDPVLFVSNPEGIDTAARRRIVDDIRRLNELQLAETGDPEIATRIASYEMAFRMQTSVPELMDITGEPKHIQESYGIKPGAPSFANNCLLARRLVERGVRVVELYDQGWDHHGNVAAALRNKCQQVDQPIAAMIRDLRQRGLLDETLIVWGGEFGRTPMLQGDVNKKPGRDHHKDAFTMWLAGGGVKGGVTVGKTDDLGYHAVEDPRDIHDLHATILHLMGVDHERLTFKFQGRRYRLTDVAGRVIEPLLG, from the coding sequence ATGCACGACCTATTCCAACATTACGCCACAGCCCTGCGTCGCCGTGAGTTCCTACGGCGGTCGGGGATTGGTATTGGATCGATCGCGCTTTCCGGCTTGCTCGAACAAGAACAGGCACAGGCAAAATCGCCGGCCACCCCGCAGCCACATTTTCCGGCAACCGCGAAAAGCTTGATCTATCTGCACATGGTCGGTGCGCCGTCGCAGCTGGAATTGTTCGACGACAAACCGGTGTTGCGTAAACATCACGGCCAGCAATGTCCGCAGGAGTTGTTGGAAGGGCAGCGGTTCGCGTTTTTACAAAAGGATCCCAAACTGCTTGGCAGTAATTTCAAATTCAAAAAATGGGGCGAGTCGGGGTTGGAGATTTCCGAACTGTTACCGCACTTGGGGAGCGTGGCCGATGAAGTCTCGGTGATCAAAACCTTGAAGACGGAAGAGTTCAATCATGGCCCGGCACAGGTCTATCTGCATACCGGGTTTGGCCAACAGGGGCGGCCAAGTCTGGGGTCGTGGTTGACGTACGGATTGGGGAGCGAGAGCAGCGAATTGCCGGCGTTTGTGGTGTTGGTCACGGGGCTCACGCCCGGCGGTGGGACGTCGCTGTGGGGGAGCGGATTTTTGCCGTCGGTGCATCAAGGCGTGCAGTTTCGCACCAAGGGCGACCCGGTGTTGTTTGTCTCCAATCCCGAGGGAATTGACACAGCAGCGCGGCGGCGGATTGTGGACGACATTCGTCGCCTCAACGAATTGCAATTGGCCGAAACGGGCGATCCGGAAATCGCTACGCGGATCGCATCGTACGAAATGGCATTTCGTATGCAAACCAGCGTTCCGGAGCTGATGGACATCACCGGCGAACCAAAACACATTCAGGAAAGTTACGGCATCAAACCGGGTGCGCCGAGTTTTGCGAACAACTGTTTATTGGCGCGGCGGCTGGTCGAACGGGGCGTGCGGGTGGTGGAGTTGTATGATCAAGGCTGGGACCACCACGGCAACGTCGCCGCAGCTCTGCGGAACAAATGCCAACAGGTCGATCAACCCATTGCCGCTATGATTCGCGATTTACGACAGCGGGGCTTGTTAGATGAAACGTTAATCGTATGGGGCGGCGAATTTGGTCGCACGCCGATGTTGCAAGGGGACGTGAACAAAAAACCGGGCCGCGACCACCACAAGGACGCCTTCACCATGTGGCTGGCCGGCGGGGGCGTGAAAGGGGGGGTGACGGTAGGCAAAACCGACGATTTGGGATACCACGCCGTCGAAGACCCCCGTGACATCCATGATTTGCACGCAACGATTTTGCATTTGATGGGAGTCGACCACGAGCGGTTGACGTTCAAATTCCAAGGCCGCCGCTATCGTTTAACCGACGTCGCTGGCCGGGTCATCGAGCCGCTATTGGGCTGA
- a CDS encoding PSD1 and planctomycete cytochrome C domain-containing protein, with protein MFTSNGLRRFAVLLTVASSMGGQAWGDDAVAAQSPRIDFARDVRPIFAEHCMACHGEKVQEAEFSVDTKQLFLRGGDSGKVIEPGNSDDSLLLARIIGDEQGDRMPLDADRLTAAQVATIRAWIDQGADWPDDADSGTIQHWAFEKPQRLEPPVGNDKDWPRNPIDAFVLAKLEANNLQPSPAASKEQLLRRVSLDLIGLPPTIAEIDAFLADDSPEAYDKVVDRLLASPQYGERWALPWLDAARFADSNGYQRDGRREAWSYRDWVIRALNDNMPFDQFTIEQIAGDLLPNATLPQRIASGFHRNTMANVEAGTDVEEQRVLSVFDRVNTTGTVWLGITIQCAQCHDHKYDPISQADYYRLFAFFNNTEAEIEVDKRNRDFVGPKMELPEPQQKTAQRRLIEAEWKAANESLKVLKSQLVKNLGAWETDLPHLESSEDKFPQNIREILTLAAEKRDSKQQKQLTEFYLRQFASYQKLADRQQELKSQSAELAVETTLVMAEQDQPRMTHVFNRGDFLNPGEAVQPGTPSVLHPFTASAEPNRLDLARWLVDQDNPLIARVTVNRFWAEFFGQGLVNTPEDFGTQGSRPTHSQLLDWLATEFMDSGWKVKAMHRLIATSATYRQASKITPPLLEQDPYNRLYARGPRFRMRAELIRDNALAVSGLLSDKMHGPPVFPRQPEGIWNHIGRTSNLWKTSTGEDLYRRGVYVYWRRTVPYPSFVNFDAPSREACVVQRSRSNTPLQALTLMNDPVFVEAAAALSRRLLTEHPEASPTQRVDYAFRLATGRRPHAAETAILTERYERELARYQQDAAAAEKMADSWIADEKIDPAEFAAWLHVANILLNLDEVITKG; from the coding sequence ATGTTCACATCAAACGGTCTTCGACGTTTCGCCGTGCTGTTGACGGTCGCTTCCTCGATGGGGGGGCAGGCTTGGGGGGACGATGCGGTTGCAGCGCAGTCGCCACGTATCGACTTTGCCCGCGATGTCCGGCCGATCTTTGCCGAACATTGCATGGCCTGTCACGGTGAGAAGGTGCAGGAAGCGGAATTTAGCGTCGACACGAAACAGCTTTTCCTGCGTGGCGGCGATTCCGGCAAAGTGATCGAGCCCGGCAATAGCGACGATAGTTTGCTACTGGCCCGAATCATCGGAGACGAACAAGGGGATCGCATGCCGTTGGACGCCGATCGGCTGACCGCAGCGCAGGTCGCGACCATTCGTGCCTGGATCGACCAGGGCGCCGATTGGCCGGACGATGCGGATTCCGGCACGATTCAGCATTGGGCGTTTGAAAAACCGCAACGCCTGGAACCTCCGGTGGGGAATGACAAAGATTGGCCGCGCAATCCAATCGATGCGTTTGTGTTGGCTAAATTAGAAGCGAACAACCTGCAGCCTTCGCCAGCGGCCAGCAAGGAACAATTGCTGCGACGCGTTTCGCTGGATCTGATCGGCTTGCCGCCGACAATTGCCGAGATCGATGCGTTTTTGGCCGACGACAGTCCCGAGGCTTACGACAAAGTCGTCGACCGGTTGTTGGCGTCGCCACAATACGGCGAGCGTTGGGCGCTGCCCTGGTTGGATGCGGCGCGGTTCGCCGATAGCAACGGGTATCAACGCGACGGGCGGCGTGAGGCATGGTCGTATCGAGATTGGGTAATTCGCGCGCTGAACGACAATATGCCGTTTGATCAATTCACGATCGAACAAATCGCCGGCGACTTGCTCCCAAATGCGACGCTGCCGCAACGCATCGCCAGCGGGTTTCATCGCAATACGATGGCCAATGTCGAGGCGGGGACTGATGTTGAGGAACAACGCGTGTTGTCGGTTTTTGATCGCGTGAACACAACCGGCACGGTGTGGTTGGGGATCACAATCCAGTGCGCTCAATGCCACGACCACAAATATGACCCGATCTCGCAAGCGGACTATTACCGGCTGTTCGCGTTTTTCAACAATACCGAGGCAGAGATCGAGGTCGACAAACGCAATCGCGACTTCGTGGGCCCAAAAATGGAACTGCCCGAACCGCAACAGAAAACGGCACAGCGACGTTTGATCGAAGCCGAATGGAAGGCGGCCAATGAATCGCTCAAGGTCCTCAAATCGCAACTCGTCAAAAACCTTGGGGCTTGGGAAACCGACCTGCCGCACCTGGAGTCTAGCGAGGATAAATTTCCACAGAACATTCGCGAGATCTTGACCCTAGCTGCGGAGAAACGGGATTCTAAACAGCAAAAACAACTGACGGAGTTTTACCTGCGGCAGTTCGCCTCTTATCAAAAACTGGCCGATCGTCAGCAGGAATTGAAGTCGCAATCCGCAGAACTGGCGGTGGAGACGACGTTGGTGATGGCAGAGCAGGATCAACCGCGGATGACACACGTCTTCAATCGCGGTGATTTTCTCAATCCCGGAGAAGCGGTCCAACCAGGCACGCCGTCGGTGCTGCATCCCTTCACGGCCTCCGCCGAACCCAACCGTTTGGACTTGGCCCGCTGGTTGGTGGATCAAGACAATCCGCTCATCGCCCGCGTGACGGTGAATCGGTTTTGGGCGGAGTTTTTCGGGCAGGGGCTGGTCAATACGCCCGAGGATTTTGGCACGCAAGGCAGCCGTCCCACGCATTCGCAATTGCTTGACTGGCTGGCAACGGAATTCATGGACAGCGGTTGGAAAGTGAAGGCGATGCACCGCCTCATCGCTACGTCCGCCACATATCGTCAAGCCTCAAAAATCACTCCCCCACTGTTAGAGCAGGACCCGTACAATCGACTGTACGCGCGGGGGCCACGTTTTCGCATGCGGGCGGAATTGATTCGTGACAACGCGCTGGCGGTCTCCGGATTGCTCAGCGACAAGATGCATGGTCCGCCGGTCTTTCCACGACAACCGGAGGGGATTTGGAATCACATCGGCCGCACGAGCAATTTGTGGAAAACCAGCACGGGCGAAGATCTGTACCGCCGCGGCGTGTATGTCTATTGGCGACGAACCGTCCCCTATCCCAGTTTCGTCAACTTCGACGCTCCCAGTCGTGAAGCGTGCGTGGTCCAGCGGAGTCGTTCTAATACGCCGCTGCAAGCGTTGACGCTGATGAATGATCCGGTGTTTGTCGAAGCAGCGGCGGCGCTGTCGCGCCGGTTGCTGACTGAACATCCGGAGGCTTCTCCCACCCAGCGCGTTGATTACGCGTTTCGTCTAGCGACCGGTCGTCGACCCCATGCAGCGGAAACGGCGATCCTTACGGAGCGGTATGAACGGGAATTGGCCCGTTATCAACAAGATGCAGCCGCAGCTGAGAAGATGGCCGACAGCTGGATTGCCGACGAAAAAATCGATCCCGCCGAATTCGCTGCGTGGCTGCATGTTGCCAACATTCTGTTGAATCTGGACGAAGTCATCACCAAGGGCTAA
- the folP gene encoding dihydropteroate synthase, whose amino-acid sequence MKSNPRAPSQSQIAWQVGETPIPLGRFPKLMGIVNTTPDSFSDGGQFCDVDAAVGHALELAAAGADFLDVGGESTRPGAEPVSAADELRRVIPVVSRLAGEVSVPISIDTTKAEVARQALDAGATIVNDISGLTFDPQMPAVCAESNCGVIVMHIQGTPQTMQNDPHYDNVIAEICDHFTARLEELAAVGIANERIVLDPGIGFGKTAEHNLQILSHIGRFRELGYPVLIGHSRKRFLGKVLGKPLDERVYGTAGVAIALAQQGVDIIRVHDVAAVGDCLTAWQAVIERVEG is encoded by the coding sequence GTGAAGTCTAATCCCCGTGCTCCATCTCAGTCACAGATAGCTTGGCAGGTGGGGGAGACACCGATCCCGTTGGGGCGCTTCCCCAAATTGATGGGGATTGTGAACACAACCCCCGATAGCTTTTCCGATGGCGGTCAGTTTTGCGACGTCGATGCAGCTGTCGGGCATGCGTTGGAACTCGCAGCGGCCGGCGCGGACTTTCTGGATGTTGGCGGCGAATCGACACGACCCGGTGCGGAACCGGTTTCCGCAGCAGACGAATTGCGACGCGTGATCCCCGTTGTCTCACGACTGGCTGGCGAAGTCTCGGTCCCGATTTCAATCGATACCACCAAAGCGGAAGTCGCCCGGCAAGCACTCGATGCCGGCGCAACAATCGTCAACGACATCTCAGGACTAACCTTCGACCCGCAAATGCCGGCGGTCTGTGCTGAGTCAAACTGCGGGGTGATCGTGATGCACATTCAGGGAACACCCCAGACCATGCAGAACGATCCGCATTACGACAATGTGATCGCTGAAATCTGCGACCACTTCACCGCGCGGCTTGAGGAATTGGCCGCAGTGGGGATTGCCAACGAGCGAATCGTGTTGGATCCGGGAATTGGATTTGGCAAAACGGCGGAGCACAACCTGCAGATCCTGTCGCACATCGGCCGGTTTCGAGAATTGGGTTACCCGGTCTTGATTGGGCATTCTCGCAAGCGGTTTTTGGGCAAGGTCCTGGGAAAACCACTCGACGAGCGGGTGTACGGCACCGCCGGCGTCGCGATTGCCTTAGCCCAACAAGGGGTCGATATCATTCGCGTCCACGACGTCGCCGCTGTGGGGGATTGCTTGACGGCTTGGCAGGCGGTGATAGAGCGGGTTGAAGGCTGA